A genome region from Altererythrobacter aquiaggeris includes the following:
- a CDS encoding fructose bisphosphate aldolase — translation MNHQEMTTRIEQGQGFIAALDQSGGSTPKALRGYGVEEHEYSGDEQMFAKIHEMRTRIVTSPSFNGDRVLGAILFERTMDGDAGGKSVPDQLKSRGVVPFLKVDKGLEDEADGVQMMKPMPDLGALLERGKAKGIFGTKMRSVINSASPTGIAAIVSQQFDVGRQIIEHGLLPMIEPEYNINSADRAEGEVILRDEIAKQLSGLPAGTKVMLKLSLPVQANLYKSLVDHPNTARVVALSGGFNRAEACEKLARNEGMIASFSRALLEELRAQMDDAEFDLALATAIEEIRCASAT, via the coding sequence ATGAACCATCAGGAAATGACCACCCGGATTGAACAGGGCCAAGGCTTTATTGCCGCGCTCGACCAGAGTGGCGGCTCTACTCCGAAGGCGCTCCGCGGCTACGGGGTGGAGGAGCACGAATATTCGGGTGACGAGCAAATGTTCGCAAAAATACACGAGATGCGCACGCGGATTGTGACATCTCCCAGCTTCAATGGCGACCGGGTTTTGGGTGCTATTCTGTTCGAACGGACGATGGACGGCGATGCTGGCGGAAAATCGGTGCCTGACCAGCTGAAAAGTCGCGGCGTAGTGCCGTTCCTGAAGGTGGACAAAGGACTTGAGGACGAGGCGGACGGCGTCCAGATGATGAAACCGATGCCCGACCTCGGCGCGCTGCTGGAACGCGGCAAGGCCAAGGGGATATTCGGCACAAAGATGCGTTCGGTTATAAACAGCGCTTCGCCCACAGGAATTGCCGCAATCGTCAGCCAGCAATTCGATGTGGGCAGGCAGATCATCGAACACGGGCTGTTGCCCATGATCGAACCGGAATATAATATAAATTCGGCTGACCGGGCTGAAGGCGAAGTGATTTTGCGTGACGAAATCGCCAAACAACTCAGCGGATTACCAGCCGGCACCAAAGTGATGCTGAAGCTCAGCCTTCCGGTTCAAGCCAATCTTTACAAATCGCTGGTTGATCATCCTAACACTGCGCGGGTGGTGGCGCTGTCCGGCGGCTTCAACCGGGCAGAGGCCTGTGAAAAACTGGCCCGAAACGAAGGTATGATTGCCAGTTTCAGCCGGGCATTGCTGGAAGAACTACGCGCGCAGATGGACGATGCCGAATTTGACTTGGCATTAGCGACGGCGATCGAGGAAATCAGGTGCGCCAGCGCTACTTGA
- a CDS encoding flavodoxin family protein: MLDNIQQKLCDDNKTDFSDLKALMINCTLKRSPQSSHTDGLLEMAETIMTRNKVSVDRLRAIDHDIATGVYPDMTEHGAQSDEWPDIWPRVNAADILIIGTPIWLGEKSSICQKIIEKLYAHSGQTNDKGQYIFYGKVGGCIVTGNEDGIKHVGMGVLYSLQHVGYTIPPQADAGWIGEAGPGPSYGDKQDDGSRAGFDNDFTRRNTTFATWNMMHMARMLKDAGGLPAHGNSKELWNEGHSFDAPNPEYR; encoded by the coding sequence ATGCTCGACAATATTCAGCAAAAACTTTGTGACGACAACAAAACCGATTTTAGCGATCTGAAAGCGTTGATGATCAATTGCACGCTAAAGCGTTCTCCGCAAAGCTCGCATACTGACGGTCTGCTCGAGATGGCGGAAACTATCATGACCCGCAATAAGGTGAGCGTCGACCGGCTGCGCGCGATAGACCACGATATAGCCACCGGCGTATATCCGGACATGACCGAACATGGTGCGCAAAGCGACGAATGGCCGGATATCTGGCCCCGCGTCAATGCCGCCGATATTCTGATAATCGGCACCCCGATCTGGCTCGGCGAAAAAAGCTCCATCTGTCAGAAAATCATCGAAAAACTCTACGCGCATTCCGGGCAGACAAACGATAAAGGCCAGTACATATTCTACGGCAAGGTCGGCGGCTGCATCGTGACGGGTAACGAAGACGGCATCAAACACGTCGGCATGGGCGTGTTATATTCACTGCAGCACGTGGGCTATACCATCCCGCCACAAGCCGATGCTGGCTGGATCGGGGAAGCGGGCCCAGGCCCGTCCTACGGTGACAAGCAGGATGACGGGAGCCGGGCAGGGTTTGACAACGATTTCACCCGGCGGAACACGACATTTGCCACCTGGAACATGATGCATATGGCACGTATGCTCAAGGACGCAGGCGGCCTGCCGGCGCACGGCAATTCGAAGGAACTGTGGAACGAAGGCCACAGTTTCGATGCACCCAACCCAGAATATCGCTAG
- a CDS encoding phosphoglycerate kinase, with product MSTFRTLDDLGDVTGKVALVRVDLNMPMDGGSVTDTTRVQAAAPTILELADAGAKVLLLAHFGRPKGQRNSTMSVSMTLDAVEDVLGREVMFIPEIAGPVVEQSIGILRNGDIGLLENTRFWAGEEANDADFAASIAANGDFYVNDAFSAAHRAHASTQGITRYLPAYAGRAMQKELEALEQALGNPETPVAAVVGGAKVSSKLAVLEHLVTKVDHLIIGGGMANTFLAARGVAVGKSLCEHDLADTANAIMDAADGAGCTVHLPYDVVVAKEFAANPASLRTCNVHEVGADEMILDIGESAVEALADVLKTCRTLVWNGPLGAFETEPFETATVALAKTAAALTHEGSLVSVAGGGDTVAALNLAGVADDFTYVSTAGGAFLEWMEGNELPGVAALVS from the coding sequence ATGAGCACCTTTCGCACGCTTGACGATCTTGGCGATGTCACCGGCAAAGTCGCATTGGTTCGGGTCGATCTGAATATGCCGATGGATGGCGGTTCGGTAACCGACACGACCCGCGTTCAGGCCGCCGCGCCGACAATCCTGGAATTGGCCGATGCGGGAGCGAAAGTTTTGCTGCTGGCGCATTTTGGCCGGCCGAAAGGTCAACGCAATTCGACCATGTCGGTGAGTATGACGCTGGACGCAGTCGAGGATGTGCTGGGCCGTGAGGTGATGTTTATTCCCGAAATCGCCGGACCGGTTGTTGAACAGTCAATCGGTATCTTGCGAAACGGCGACATCGGATTGCTCGAAAATACGCGTTTCTGGGCCGGAGAAGAGGCAAATGACGCTGATTTTGCAGCATCGATTGCTGCGAATGGCGATTTCTACGTCAACGATGCGTTCTCGGCAGCGCACCGTGCCCATGCAAGCACGCAAGGCATCACCAGATATCTGCCGGCCTACGCAGGCCGCGCAATGCAGAAGGAACTCGAAGCGCTTGAGCAGGCGCTTGGCAATCCGGAGACGCCTGTTGCGGCCGTGGTGGGCGGGGCAAAGGTTTCATCCAAACTTGCGGTGCTGGAACATCTTGTCACCAAAGTCGATCACCTGATTATCGGCGGCGGCATGGCCAATACATTCCTGGCTGCGCGCGGTGTGGCAGTCGGCAAATCGCTTTGCGAACATGATCTGGCGGATACGGCCAATGCCATCATGGACGCTGCCGATGGTGCCGGCTGCACGGTGCATCTGCCGTATGACGTCGTCGTTGCCAAAGAGTTCGCCGCAAATCCTGCCAGCCTGCGGACCTGCAATGTGCACGAAGTGGGCGCCGACGAGATGATTCTGGATATAGGCGAAAGCGCGGTGGAGGCGTTGGCAGACGTCCTCAAAACGTGCAGGACGCTGGTCTGGAACGGGCCGCTGGGTGCCTTCGAAACCGAACCTTTTGAAACCGCGACAGTAGCGTTGGCGAAAACTGCAGCCGCGCTGACGCATGAGGGTTCGCTCGTATCGGTAGCAGGCGGCGGTGATACGGTCGCCGCACTAAATCTCGCCGGCGTAGCCGATGATTTTACGTATGTTTCAACTGCTGGCGGCGCTTTCCTCGAATGGATGGAAGGCAATGAATTACCGGGTGTGGCAGCGCTCGTTAGCTAA
- the gap gene encoding type I glyceraldehyde-3-phosphate dehydrogenase: protein MATKVAINGFGRIGRLVARAILERDDHDLELVAINDLADAKANALLFQYDSTHGRFPGEVTSDGSSITVNGKKIAVTSEREPGKLPHAEMGIDIVLECTGFFQSHEEAQPHIDAGAKRVLISAPAKNVTKTVVYGVNHDQLTASDVIVSNASCTTNCLAPVAKVLNDRVGIERGFMTTIHSYTNDQRMLDQMHSDMRRARGGAQNMIPTTTGAARAVGLVLPELNGKLDGSSVRVPTPNVSLIDLVFTPTRDTSAEELNDALKAASEGAMKGVLYFTDQPLVSSDFNHFPASSTVDSLETTVMEGKLARVVSWYDNEWGFSNRMIDTAGVMAGLI, encoded by the coding sequence ATGGCGACCAAGGTTGCAATCAACGGTTTCGGGCGCATCGGGCGCCTGGTAGCACGCGCCATTCTGGAGCGGGACGATCACGATCTGGAACTCGTCGCGATCAACGATCTGGCCGATGCGAAGGCCAATGCACTGCTTTTCCAATACGATTCCACCCACGGCCGTTTTCCCGGCGAAGTGACCAGCGATGGCAGCAGCATCACCGTGAACGGCAAGAAGATAGCGGTCACCTCGGAGCGTGAACCCGGCAAGCTTCCGCACGCCGAAATGGGTATCGATATCGTGCTGGAATGCACCGGTTTTTTCCAGTCACACGAAGAGGCCCAGCCGCATATCGATGCGGGTGCCAAGCGTGTGCTGATCTCCGCCCCTGCCAAAAACGTTACCAAAACAGTTGTTTATGGCGTCAATCACGACCAACTGACAGCATCCGACGTGATTGTTTCCAACGCGAGCTGTACGACCAACTGCCTCGCGCCGGTGGCGAAAGTGCTCAACGATAGGGTCGGGATCGAGCGTGGGTTCATGACCACGATCCACAGTTACACCAATGATCAGCGTATGCTGGACCAGATGCACAGCGATATGCGCCGTGCCCGCGGCGGCGCGCAAAACATGATCCCCACAACCACCGGCGCGGCGCGCGCGGTCGGTCTGGTTTTACCCGAACTGAACGGCAAACTGGACGGATCGTCCGTGCGGGTTCCGACACCGAACGTCAGCCTGATCGATCTGGTGTTCACGCCAACGCGCGACACATCTGCGGAAGAACTCAACGATGCGCTCAAGGCCGCGTCCGAAGGTGCAATGAAGGGCGTTCTTTATTTTACCGACCAACCGCTGGTGAGCTCGGACTTCAACCATTTTCCCGCCAGTTCGACCGTGGACAGTCTCGAGACAACCGTGATGGAGGGCAAACTTGCCCGCGTTGTCAGCTGGTACGATAATGAATGGGGTTTTTCCAACCGTATGATCGACACAGCCGGCGTTATGGCCGGCCTGATTTGA
- the tkt gene encoding transketolase, with protein MSLDQSSFGQSRLAPMANAIRALSMDAVQAANSGHPGMPMGMADVATVLWSDFIKFDPSAPDWADRDRFILSAGHGSMLIYSLLHLSGYAAPTIDNIRNFRQLGSPCAGHPENFLLDAVECTTGPLGQGLAMGVGMAMAERHLNAKFGDDLVDHRTWVVSGDGCLMEGINHEAIGLAGHLNLGQMIVLWDDNNITIDGSADLSTSEDVEARFQSAKWHTVRCDGHDVADIRRAIEEAMADPRPSLVACKTIIGKGAPTKQGTSATHGAPLGADEIAAAREMLGWESEPFVIPDTIMSDWHSTGDRGKAAHADWKKRLEASAHRGAFESHLMPVADMADAAIENHIHALADDAPEVATRKSSEMALEALTEKLPQMIGGSADLTGSNNTRTSSTLPFQADSYDGRYVYYGIREFGMAAAMNGMALHGGVVPYGGTFLIFSDYCRNAIRLSALQQTQAIYVLTHDSIGLGEDGPTHQPVEQVMSLRLIPNLNVYRPCDAIETAECWAHSLKTTDTPSVHALTRQALPPMRGAESKNWSGSENMSAKGAYRLKSAEAARKVLLIATGSEVHLAMDVAAKLEAGGIGADVVSMPCMEMFEQQDGAYKADVLATGDDLVRVSIEAGTTLGWQRYTGIDGVNIGLDRFGASAPAEQLFEKFGFTVDSIIPQIINKISS; from the coding sequence ATGAGCCTCGACCAGTCCAGTTTTGGCCAATCCCGTCTCGCGCCGATGGCCAATGCGATCAGAGCCTTGTCGATGGATGCCGTTCAGGCTGCCAATAGCGGCCACCCGGGCATGCCGATGGGCATGGCCGACGTCGCTACGGTGCTGTGGTCCGATTTTATCAAGTTCGACCCTTCCGCGCCTGATTGGGCTGACCGTGACAGGTTCATTTTGTCGGCCGGCCATGGCTCGATGCTGATTTATTCGCTGTTGCACCTGTCGGGCTATGCCGCGCCCACGATCGACAATATCCGCAATTTCCGCCAGTTGGGCAGCCCTTGCGCAGGGCACCCGGAAAACTTCCTGCTCGACGCGGTGGAATGCACCACCGGTCCGCTGGGCCAAGGGCTTGCGATGGGCGTTGGCATGGCAATGGCAGAACGGCATCTCAATGCAAAGTTCGGTGATGATCTGGTCGATCACCGCACCTGGGTCGTTTCAGGCGATGGTTGCCTGATGGAAGGTATCAATCACGAGGCGATCGGCCTCGCCGGCCATCTGAATCTTGGGCAAATGATCGTTCTATGGGACGATAATAATATCACCATCGACGGTAGCGCCGATCTGTCGACCAGCGAAGATGTCGAAGCGCGCTTCCAGTCCGCCAAATGGCATACGGTCCGCTGTGACGGGCATGATGTGGCTGACATTCGCCGCGCTATTGAAGAAGCCATGGCCGACCCGCGCCCTTCGCTCGTGGCGTGCAAGACAATTATCGGCAAGGGTGCACCCACCAAGCAGGGCACCAGCGCGACCCACGGCGCACCGCTGGGTGCGGATGAAATTGCAGCGGCGCGCGAAATGCTGGGCTGGGAATCCGAACCATTTGTGATCCCGGATACAATCATGTCCGACTGGCATTCGACCGGCGACCGGGGCAAGGCCGCTCATGCCGACTGGAAGAAACGTCTCGAAGCATCGGCTCATCGTGGAGCCTTTGAAAGCCATCTGATGCCGGTTGCCGATATGGCGGACGCGGCCATCGAAAACCATATTCACGCGCTCGCAGACGATGCCCCCGAAGTTGCGACGCGTAAATCGTCGGAAATGGCGCTTGAAGCGTTGACCGAAAAACTGCCGCAAATGATCGGCGGATCGGCTGACCTGACCGGTTCGAATAACACCAGGACATCATCAACATTGCCGTTTCAGGCTGATAGCTATGATGGACGCTATGTCTATTATGGCATTCGCGAATTCGGTATGGCGGCCGCGATGAACGGCATGGCGCTTCATGGCGGCGTGGTACCCTATGGCGGCACGTTCCTGATCTTCAGCGATTATTGCCGCAATGCTATCCGGCTGTCCGCCTTGCAGCAGACGCAGGCAATTTACGTGCTGACGCACGATTCGATCGGACTTGGCGAAGATGGCCCGACACACCAGCCGGTCGAACAGGTGATGAGCCTGCGGCTGATCCCGAACCTCAACGTCTATCGCCCGTGCGACGCCATCGAAACGGCGGAGTGCTGGGCGCATTCGCTGAAAACGACCGACACACCTTCGGTCCACGCGCTTACCCGCCAGGCATTGCCGCCCATGCGCGGCGCAGAAAGCAAGAACTGGTCTGGTTCGGAGAATATGTCGGCGAAGGGCGCCTACCGTCTCAAGTCAGCCGAAGCGGCAAGAAAGGTGCTTCTGATCGCAACCGGCAGCGAGGTGCACCTCGCGATGGATGTCGCGGCAAAGCTGGAAGCGGGCGGGATCGGCGCGGACGTCGTGTCGATGCCTTGCATGGAAATGTTCGAGCAGCAGGACGGGGCCTATAAGGCAGATGTGCTGGCGACGGGCGATGATCTCGTCAGGGTTTCGATCGAGGCCGGCACAACGCTTGGCTGGCAACGCTACACCGGGATTGACGGTGTCAATATCGGATTGGACCGGTTCGGCGCCTCCGCCCCGGCAGAACAGCTTTTCGAGAAGTTCGGCTTTACGGTCGATTCGATTATTCCACAGATTATTAACAAGATCAGTAGTTAA
- a CDS encoding cell division protein ZapA — translation MSEVTLTIGGKDYVVACGDGEEAHIARLGQSIDAKLKQMGDTGGNEARRLLFASLLLADEVADLKNNSAEPPPLTAGASGAAEDAEMADLLERMADRLEGCASLLEKR, via the coding sequence ATGAGCGAAGTCACGCTGACCATTGGCGGCAAGGATTATGTGGTTGCCTGCGGTGATGGCGAAGAAGCCCATATCGCCAGGCTGGGGCAATCCATCGATGCCAAGCTCAAACAAATGGGCGATACCGGCGGAAACGAGGCGCGCCGTCTGTTATTCGCCTCGTTACTGCTTGCTGACGAGGTCGCTGACCTTAAAAATAATTCCGCGGAACCGCCGCCGCTCACAGCCGGCGCATCCGGCGCGGCAGAGGATGCCGAAATGGCCGATCTGCTCGAACGGATGGCTGACCGGCTCGAAGGATGTGCTTCGCTGCTTGAGAAGCGCTAG
- a CDS encoding 5-formyltetrahydrofolate cyclo-ligase, whose protein sequence is MDAKAKLRTGLRNIRRAHVEAMPGSTRALLFKIPPAPLRETIPAGATIGLYRATAFEAPATPYARYFMENGYRVALPWFEHKGAAMDFRLWTDPFGESDLTIGPFGLMQPADDAAAAVPDVLFAPLLGFTASGDRLGQGGGHYDRWLADHPGTDVIGMAWDAQLLDELPTEPHDKPMRAVVTPTRIYGPFA, encoded by the coding sequence TTGGACGCCAAGGCGAAACTCAGAACCGGGCTTCGAAACATTCGCCGCGCGCATGTCGAAGCAATGCCGGGGAGCACCCGCGCGCTCCTGTTCAAAATTCCTCCGGCTCCGCTGCGGGAAACGATACCCGCTGGCGCCACCATCGGCCTGTACCGCGCAACCGCTTTCGAAGCGCCGGCAACGCCTTACGCCAGATATTTCATGGAAAATGGGTACCGGGTCGCCCTGCCTTGGTTCGAGCATAAGGGTGCAGCAATGGATTTTCGCCTGTGGACGGATCCTTTTGGCGAAAGTGATTTAACAATCGGTCCGTTTGGCCTGATGCAACCAGCGGATGATGCGGCGGCCGCAGTGCCGGATGTATTGTTTGCGCCGCTGCTGGGCTTCACCGCCTCGGGCGACCGCCTTGGCCAGGGCGGCGGGCATTACGACCGCTGGCTTGCCGATCATCCCGGAACGGATGTGATCGGCATGGCGTGGGACGCCCAACTGCTGGATGAATTACCCACAGAACCCCATGACAAGCCCATGAGGGCTGTCGTCACACCAACGCGTATTTACGGGCCATTTGCATGA
- a CDS encoding DUF2842 domain-containing protein, translating into MRNEPTWRIPAGILALVVGLTAYAAAVTWASTWIGQMHVLLQTVIYLVLGVIWLLPLRRFLIWMETGSWSAPDET; encoded by the coding sequence ATGAGAAACGAACCGACATGGCGCATTCCCGCCGGTATTCTGGCGCTGGTTGTCGGACTGACTGCATATGCCGCGGCTGTTACGTGGGCATCGACCTGGATCGGGCAAATGCACGTTTTGCTCCAGACCGTGATCTATCTGGTTCTGGGAGTGATCTGGCTCTTGCCGCTCAGGCGGTTTCTGATCTGGATGGAAACCGGAAGCTGGAGCGCGCCTGACGAAACGTAA